The Mesorhizobium sp. NBSH29 genome has a segment encoding these proteins:
- the pth gene encoding aminoacyl-tRNA hydrolase has product MLIFAGLGNPGSQYANNRHNVGFMAADAIARRHDFSPWSKKFSGLIAEGTIAGEKVLLVKPKTFMNLSGQAVGEAMRFYKLTPASLTVLYDELDLDAGKVRVKIAGGAGGHNGIRSIDQHVGKDYRRVRIGIGHPGVKELVHDHVLGDFAKADADWLEPLLDAIANAAPLLAVGDDSSFMNKVTVTLRKTLESTGDHDRPPFKEPKAPKQQSHIRQARTASAPPKMPESGPMAAMLKKLFGKD; this is encoded by the coding sequence ATGCTTATCTTTGCAGGCCTCGGCAATCCTGGCTCTCAATACGCGAACAACCGACACAATGTTGGCTTCATGGCGGCGGACGCAATTGCCCGCCGCCATGATTTTTCCCCTTGGTCGAAGAAATTCAGTGGACTAATTGCCGAGGGTACAATTGCCGGCGAAAAAGTTCTTCTCGTCAAACCCAAGACTTTCATGAATCTCTCCGGGCAAGCGGTAGGCGAAGCTATGCGCTTCTACAAGCTCACGCCGGCTTCCCTGACCGTGCTATATGACGAGCTTGACCTTGATGCCGGCAAAGTGCGCGTGAAAATTGCGGGCGGGGCCGGCGGCCATAACGGCATCCGTTCCATCGACCAGCATGTCGGCAAGGATTATCGTCGCGTGCGCATCGGTATCGGCCATCCCGGCGTCAAGGAATTAGTCCACGATCATGTGCTGGGCGACTTTGCCAAAGCTGACGCCGATTGGCTGGAGCCGCTGCTCGACGCCATCGCCAATGCTGCCCCGCTTCTCGCCGTTGGCGATGATTCCAGTTTCATGAACAAGGTGACCGTGACGCTACGCAAAACGCTCGAGTCGACTGGCGATCACGACCGCCCGCCGTTCAAGGAGCCCAAGGCGCCGAAGCAGCAGAGCCACATCCGCCAAGCCCGCACTGCGAGCGCACCCCCGAAAATGCCTGAATCTGGCCCGATGGCAGCCATGCTGAAGAAGCTTTTCGGCAAGGATTGA
- a CDS encoding 50S ribosomal protein L25/general stress protein Ctc: MSHDTYELKAEARELVGKGSAREVRRNGKVPAVIYGDKQPPLAIALSYKDIFYKIHGGGFLTTVATIDVGGKKIQVLPKDYQLDPVRDFPMHVDFLRVGKNTEVNVNVPVHFTNEEASPGLKRGGVLNIVRHEVELHCPANAIPDSITIDLTGKEIGDSIHISAVTLPKGVKPVISDRDFTIATLTGSSASRSEGADGTETEGESEVEKTEE, encoded by the coding sequence ATGAGCCACGATACTTATGAGCTCAAGGCCGAAGCACGCGAACTGGTCGGTAAGGGGTCCGCCCGTGAAGTTCGTCGCAACGGTAAAGTACCAGCAGTCATCTACGGCGACAAACAGCCTCCCCTGGCAATCGCCCTGTCCTACAAGGACATTTTCTACAAGATTCACGGCGGCGGTTTTCTGACCACCGTGGCGACGATCGATGTCGGCGGCAAAAAGATCCAGGTCCTTCCAAAGGATTACCAGTTGGATCCTGTCCGTGATTTCCCGATGCATGTGGATTTTCTGCGCGTCGGCAAGAACACGGAAGTCAACGTCAACGTTCCTGTTCACTTCACCAACGAAGAAGCCTCACCGGGCCTCAAGCGCGGTGGTGTGTTGAACATTGTGCGCCATGAAGTTGAGCTTCACTGCCCAGCCAATGCGATCCCTGATTCCATCACGATCGACCTCACCGGCAAGGAAATCGGCGATTCCATTCATATTTCTGCGGTTACTTTGCCGAAGGGCGTAAAGCCGGTTATTTCTGACCGAGATTTCACCATTGCCACGCTCACCGGTTCTTCAGCATCGCGCTCGGAAGGTGCTGATGGCACCGAGACAGAAGGCGAAAGCGAAGTGGAAAAGACCGAGGAATAA
- the ychF gene encoding redox-regulated ATPase YchF, whose amino-acid sequence MGFKCGIVGLPNVGKSTLFNALTRTAAAQAANYPFCTIEPNTGEVAVPDPRMQKIAAITKSKEIIPTRISFVDIAGLVRGASKGEGLGNQFLANIREVDAIVHVLRCFEDDDITHVEGRIDPVADAETVETELMLADLDSIERRVVQFRKRATLKDKEALTVLPVMEQTLALLQEGKPARLLLKGIALDDLEVLKGLNLLTSHPVLYVCNVAEAEAATGNAHTAAVEKMAADQGAHSVTISAAIEAEVAQLPDEEANEFLAEMGLEEPGLDRLIRSGYALLDLITYFTAGPKETRAWTIERGTKAPQAAGVIHTDFERGFIRAQTIAYEDFVRLGGENAAKDAGKARDEGKEYVVQDGDILMFKFNT is encoded by the coding sequence ATGGGTTTCAAATGCGGCATTGTTGGACTGCCTAACGTCGGCAAGTCCACGCTCTTCAACGCGCTCACCAGAACTGCGGCAGCGCAGGCGGCCAACTACCCTTTCTGTACCATTGAGCCGAATACCGGCGAAGTGGCTGTGCCTGATCCACGCATGCAAAAAATCGCTGCGATCACCAAATCCAAGGAGATCATCCCGACCCGCATTTCTTTCGTCGATATTGCAGGCCTGGTACGCGGCGCTTCCAAGGGTGAAGGACTGGGCAACCAGTTTCTGGCCAATATCCGCGAAGTCGATGCCATCGTGCATGTGCTGCGCTGCTTTGAAGATGATGACATCACCCACGTCGAAGGGCGCATCGACCCGGTTGCCGACGCAGAGACCGTTGAGACCGAACTGATGTTGGCCGACCTCGACAGCATCGAGCGCCGCGTCGTTCAGTTCCGAAAGCGGGCAACCCTAAAGGACAAGGAAGCGCTTACTGTGCTACCTGTGATGGAACAGACATTGGCGCTGTTGCAGGAAGGCAAGCCCGCGCGGCTACTCCTGAAAGGAATCGCGCTGGACGATCTTGAGGTCCTGAAGGGTCTGAACCTTCTCACCTCGCATCCGGTTCTATACGTCTGCAACGTCGCCGAGGCAGAAGCTGCCACCGGCAATGCGCATACCGCCGCCGTCGAAAAGATGGCCGCCGATCAGGGTGCGCACTCCGTCACCATCTCTGCCGCCATCGAAGCTGAAGTTGCCCAACTGCCCGATGAAGAAGCCAACGAGTTTCTGGCGGAGATGGGCCTTGAAGAGCCCGGCCTCGACCGCCTGATCCGTTCCGGATATGCGCTGCTTGATCTCATCACCTATTTTACCGCGGGACCAAAGGAAACGCGCGCCTGGACCATCGAGCGTGGCACCAAGGCACCGCAGGCTGCCGGCGTGATCCATACTGACTTCGAGCGCGGGTTTATTCGTGCCCAGACCATCGCCTATGAAGACTTCGTTCGTCTTGGCGGCGAAAACGCTGCCAAAGACGCCGGCAAGGCGCGTGATGAAGGCAAGGAATACGTCGTCCAGGACGGCGATATCCTGATG